In a genomic window of Acidobacteriota bacterium:
- a CDS encoding histone deacetylase: MIDGDGKLLSVRSHPLCLGHNPGLGHPETPERVRVILDALSARVDGRWTVDPESLLPDEEDTLGTLAWIHDSAYIERVRDASESGSGWLDSHDCGVSAGTFSAAIAAAGLALQAGLDLANGQLRRAFLVVRPPAHHAGREKASGYCFFNSVALAAEVVVRSWNRPVVVADFGAFHGDGIQEHFYSRGDVGYVSVHRYPAFPGTGGADEVGDGEGRGTTRNVPLAGGAGDDIFCTAFADALDEICQRLQPAAIILSAGFDAHRDDPLGGMEVSELGFGQLTKCAVDAAERWAEGRVLSFLEGGYELGALAKSVRIHVEELAKSSVD, from the coding sequence ATGATTGATGGGGACGGGAAATTGCTCAGCGTGCGGTCGCACCCGTTGTGCTTGGGACACAACCCCGGACTCGGCCATCCCGAAACTCCGGAACGCGTGCGGGTGATCCTCGACGCATTGTCGGCGCGCGTCGACGGCCGGTGGACTGTCGATCCCGAAAGCCTCCTTCCCGACGAAGAGGACACCCTCGGCACCCTGGCCTGGATTCACGATTCGGCGTACATCGAGAGGGTGCGGGATGCGTCGGAGTCTGGAAGCGGATGGCTGGACTCACACGACTGCGGCGTTTCAGCAGGGACCTTTTCCGCTGCGATCGCAGCGGCTGGGCTGGCGCTCCAGGCGGGGCTCGATCTGGCGAACGGTCAGCTGCGCCGAGCCTTTTTGGTGGTGCGGCCGCCGGCACATCACGCGGGGCGCGAAAAGGCCTCGGGCTATTGTTTCTTCAACTCGGTGGCGCTCGCGGCGGAGGTCGTGGTCCGCAGCTGGAACCGGCCGGTGGTCGTCGCCGACTTTGGCGCGTTCCATGGCGATGGCATCCAGGAGCATTTCTATTCCCGGGGCGATGTCGGATACGTATCCGTCCATCGGTACCCGGCCTTCCCCGGGACCGGGGGTGCCGACGAAGTGGGCGATGGCGAAGGGCGTGGAACCACACGCAATGTGCCTCTTGCCGGCGGGGCCGGAGATGACATTTTCTGCACGGCATTTGCCGACGCTCTGGATGAGATTTGTCAGCGATTGCAACCGGCAGCGATCATCTTGTCGGCAGGATTTGATGCACATCGGGACGACCCGTTGGGAGGCATGGAGGTGTCCGAATTGGGCTTTGGGCAGCTGACGAAGTGCGCCGTCGATGCCGCGGAACGATGGGCTGAAGGACGCGTATTATCTTTTCTTGAAGGAGGATACGAGCTGGGAGCGCTGGCTAAATCAGTTCGTATTCATGTCGAGGAATTGGCAAAAAGCTCTGTCGATTAA
- a CDS encoding zinc-binding dehydrogenase, whose amino-acid sequence MKALFFEEHGGTEKLIFGERPLPEPGRRQVRVRLKTAALNHLDLFVLHGMPGIPIGLPHIGGADGCGIVDAVGPEAEGVDLGSEVIFDPGLSCGRCEFCLAGEQSLCVSFGVLGEHTDGTFCEAVVVAADALSSRPSHLSWEESAALGLAHLTAWRMLVKRGRLRPGETVLIHGIGGGVSMACLQFAKMVGARTIVTSRSEEKLSRAADLGADEAIPAGDRVARTVRSLTDGRGADIVVDSVGEATWMQSLKAAAKGGRIVTCGATSGPNPKEEIRLVFWNQLSIIGSTMGSRSDWREMVAAVNQHGLKPVIDTVLPLSDGRAAYERMEEAGQFAKIVLSIDG is encoded by the coding sequence GTGAAAGCTCTGTTCTTCGAAGAACACGGCGGGACGGAAAAACTCATTTTCGGCGAGCGACCCTTGCCCGAACCGGGGCGGAGACAGGTGCGAGTGCGGTTGAAAACTGCCGCACTCAACCATCTCGATCTTTTCGTTCTCCACGGGATGCCGGGAATTCCGATCGGGTTGCCCCACATCGGGGGCGCCGACGGCTGTGGGATCGTGGACGCGGTCGGGCCGGAGGCCGAGGGCGTCGACCTCGGCTCCGAGGTGATTTTCGACCCGGGCCTGTCGTGTGGGCGGTGTGAGTTCTGTCTCGCGGGCGAGCAAAGCCTGTGCGTCTCGTTCGGAGTTCTGGGAGAGCACACGGACGGAACATTCTGTGAAGCGGTGGTGGTAGCCGCTGACGCCCTCTCTTCACGTCCGAGCCATCTGTCGTGGGAGGAGTCGGCTGCCCTCGGGCTGGCGCATCTGACGGCGTGGAGGATGCTGGTGAAACGGGGCCGGCTCAGACCCGGCGAAACTGTGTTGATTCACGGCATCGGAGGCGGTGTTTCGATGGCCTGTCTGCAGTTCGCCAAAATGGTGGGCGCACGCACGATCGTGACCTCGAGGTCCGAGGAAAAGCTCAGCCGAGCGGCCGATCTCGGTGCTGACGAGGCCATTCCGGCAGGAGATCGGGTCGCTCGGACGGTGCGTAGCCTGACCGATGGACGGGGAGCCGACATAGTGGTTGATTCGGTTGGGGAGGCAACCTGGATGCAGTCTCTGAAAGCTGCCGCCAAGGGAGGACGGATCGTCACCTGTGGCGCGACGTCCGGGCCCAATCCCAAAGAAGAGATCCGGCTCGTATTCTGGAACCAGCTCAGCATCATCGGCTCCACCATGGGCTCCCGTTCGGATTGGCGGGAGATGGTGGCCGCTGTCAACCAGCACGGATTGAAACCGGTGATCGACACCGTGCTGCCGCTGAGCGATGGGCGAGCGGCATATGAGCGCATGGAAGAGGCTGGCCAGTTTGCTAAGATCGTGCTGTCCATCGATGGCTGA
- the ligA gene encoding NAD-dependent DNA ligase LigA codes for MSAENSDRDRAARRAEELREILRHHDRRYYVLADPEISDYEYDQLFAELVQLEEDFPDLLTPTSPTQRVGGEPLSGLEQVAHAIPMLSLDNTYSREELHTWYARLCRELGREPDSLAAELKIDGVSISLIYVDGKLERAVTRGDGTLGDDVTTNARTIRQLPLEVNGLPNLVEVRGEVYLARSVFSELNSDRHREGKQEFANPRNAAAGAIRLLDPREASRRRLGLWCYQVARAEGYEEDSHIATLEWLNGLGFPTSPGLERCAGLGEVEAYIDRWQEDRHDLDYETDGIVIKVDSASEREALGSTSRSVRWAVAYKFPPEGRTTKLLDVVVQVGRTGVLTPVAVLEPVEIAGSTVSRATLHNFDEVMRLDVRMGDTVWVTKGGEVIPKVVGVVTSERPPGARPCIPPETCPSCGTPVEREGEEVALRCPNPECPAVVGARLRHFVARGAMEVEGLGGRLLEQLVEAGMVTDEASLWDLDAESLAELPGWGVLSATKLVSELEEVRARPLHRLIFALGIPHVGERAAKLLARRFGNLGALSVASPETLEQIDGIGPVIATAVTEWFADESRRELLERLGERGINPHEVVDEVSGSVPLEGQTFVLTGTLSRPRRELKQELERLGAKVAGSVSGKTTFVVAGDNAGSKLTRARELGVTVIDESELEKMLDS; via the coding sequence GTGAGCGCGGAGAATAGTGACCGGGATCGCGCCGCCCGCAGAGCCGAGGAGCTGCGTGAGATCCTGCGGCACCACGATCGCCGTTACTACGTTCTGGCCGATCCGGAGATCTCGGACTACGAATACGATCAACTCTTTGCCGAGCTGGTGCAGCTCGAGGAGGATTTTCCCGACCTGTTGACGCCGACATCGCCGACCCAGAGAGTCGGGGGCGAACCGTTGTCGGGACTCGAGCAGGTGGCCCACGCCATTCCCATGCTCTCGCTCGACAACACCTATTCGCGCGAGGAACTACACACGTGGTACGCGCGGCTCTGCCGCGAGCTCGGACGAGAGCCCGACAGCCTGGCCGCCGAGCTCAAGATCGATGGCGTCTCGATCTCGCTGATCTATGTGGACGGAAAGCTCGAGCGGGCCGTGACACGGGGAGACGGCACCCTCGGTGATGACGTGACGACCAATGCACGCACCATTCGCCAGCTTCCGCTCGAGGTGAATGGCCTTCCGAACCTGGTTGAAGTTCGAGGTGAAGTGTACCTGGCGCGCAGCGTCTTCTCCGAGCTGAACAGCGACCGACACCGGGAAGGGAAACAAGAGTTCGCCAATCCGCGCAACGCCGCGGCGGGCGCCATCCGGCTGCTCGATCCACGGGAGGCATCGAGGCGGCGCCTCGGCCTGTGGTGCTACCAGGTCGCGAGAGCGGAAGGGTACGAAGAGGACAGCCACATCGCCACGCTCGAATGGCTGAACGGTCTGGGCTTCCCGACTAGCCCGGGTCTCGAGCGATGCGCCGGGCTTGGCGAGGTCGAGGCATATATCGATCGTTGGCAGGAAGATCGACATGACCTCGACTACGAAACTGACGGGATCGTCATCAAGGTTGACAGCGCCTCGGAAAGGGAGGCTCTTGGCAGTACGTCGCGGTCTGTGCGGTGGGCGGTGGCCTACAAGTTTCCGCCCGAGGGCCGTACGACAAAGCTTCTCGACGTGGTCGTCCAGGTCGGCCGCACAGGTGTCCTGACTCCGGTAGCGGTGCTCGAGCCGGTCGAGATCGCCGGCTCGACAGTCTCGCGAGCCACCCTTCATAACTTCGATGAGGTCATGCGACTGGATGTGCGGATGGGCGACACCGTGTGGGTGACCAAAGGCGGCGAGGTGATTCCGAAGGTGGTGGGCGTGGTCACCTCCGAGCGACCCCCCGGGGCGCGACCGTGTATCCCTCCCGAGACATGCCCATCGTGCGGGACTCCGGTAGAGCGCGAGGGGGAAGAGGTCGCGCTACGTTGCCCGAATCCGGAGTGCCCCGCGGTGGTGGGTGCGAGGCTTCGTCATTTTGTTGCGCGCGGGGCGATGGAGGTGGAGGGCCTCGGAGGGAGATTGCTCGAGCAGTTGGTCGAAGCGGGTATGGTGACCGACGAGGCCTCGCTCTGGGACCTGGATGCCGAGTCCCTGGCGGAGCTGCCCGGCTGGGGCGTCTTGTCTGCGACAAAATTGGTGAGCGAACTCGAAGAGGTGCGAGCGCGGCCGCTTCATCGGCTGATCTTCGCGCTCGGAATTCCGCACGTCGGTGAGCGCGCCGCCAAGCTCCTGGCACGGCGATTCGGCAACCTGGGAGCTCTCTCGGTAGCCTCACCCGAGACGCTCGAGCAAATCGATGGAATCGGGCCTGTGATCGCCACCGCGGTGACGGAGTGGTTCGCCGACGAATCCCGACGGGAGCTCTTGGAAAGGTTGGGGGAGCGGGGAATCAATCCGCACGAGGTCGTGGATGAAGTGTCCGGCAGTGTCCCTCTCGAAGGCCAAACCTTCGTTTTGACCGGCACGTTGAGTCGGCCGAGACGCGAGCTCAAGCAAGAGCTCGAGCGGCTTGGCGCCAAAGTCGCCGGCTCGGTGTCGGGTAAGACGACGTTCGTTGTGGCCGGGGATAACGCCGGTAGCAAGTTGACCAGAGCGCGCGAGCTCGGTGTGACGGTCATCGACGAGTCAGAGCTCGAGAAGATGTTGGATTCATAG